A genomic window from Quercus lobata isolate SW786 chromosome 10, ValleyOak3.0 Primary Assembly, whole genome shotgun sequence includes:
- the LOC115963638 gene encoding ankyrin repeat-containing protein At5g02620-like, with amino-acid sequence MEKQSSFKGATMEKQSSFKGATMEKQQSFKGVMEKQQSFKGVMEKQQSFRGVMEKQKSFRGFMEKQKSFRIVMEKQLSFMGGERKRGKDSPGKRGDLPFHLAARAGNLSRVREFLQNCGPNEAKELLAKQNQEGETPLYAAAENGYASVVGEMLKYSDLQTASITARNGFDPLHIAAKQGHLEVLKELLHVFPNLAMTADLTNSTALHTAATQGHIDIVNLLLETDSNLVKIAKNNGKTVLHSAARMGHLEVVKSLLNKDPSTVFRTDKKGQAALHMAVKGHNEEILQELIKPDLSVLSLEDNKGNTALHVATKKGRIENVRCLLSVEGININAMNKAGETPLDIAEKYGTPELVSVLREAGAANSKDLGKPPSAAKQLKQTVSDIKHDVQSQLQQTRQTGARVQKIAKRLKKLHISGLNNAINSATVVAVLIATVAFAAIFTVPGQYVQEKQDGTSLGQAHIAQKASFLIFFVFDSLALFISLAVVVVQTSVVVIEPKAKRQLVFVINKLMWLACLFISAAFISLTYLVVGSNAQWLAVCTTVLGATIMLTTIGSMCYCVIIHRMEDKQLRSLRKAESQSRSFTNSMASEPEILNHEYKRMYAL; translated from the exons ATGGAGAAACAGAGCAGCTTTAAGGGGGCTACAATGGAGAAACAAAGCAGTTTTAAGGGAGCTACTATGGAGAAACAACAGAGTTTTAAAGGGGTTATGGAAAAACAACAGAGTTTTAAAGGGGTTATGGAAAAACAGCAGAGTTTCAGAGGGGTTATGGAGAAACAGAAGAGTTTTAGAGGATTTATGGAGAAGCAGAAGAGCTTTCGGATAGTGATGGAAAAGCAGCTGAGTTTCATGGGTGGTGAGAGGAAGAGAGGCAAGGATTCACCAGGGAAAAGAGGTGACTTGCCCTTTCATTTGGCTGCTAGGGCAGGGAACTTGAGTAGAGTTAGAGAGTTTCTTCAGAATTGTGGTCCTAATGAGGCAAAGGAATTGTTGGCAAAGCAGAACCAGGAGGGGGAGACACCCCTTTATGCTGCTGCAGAGAATGGATATGCTTCGGTTGTGGGGGAGATGTTGAAATATTCGGACTTGCAAACTGCATCTATCACTGCTAGGAACGGCTTTGATCCATTACATATTGCAGCAAAGCAGGGTCATCTTG AGGTGTTGAAGGAACTTTTGCATGTATTCCCCAACTTGGCCATGACTGCAGATCTAACCAATTCAACTGCCCTACACACAGCTGCTACTCAGGGGCACATTGACATAGTCAACCTTCTTTTAGAAACAGACTCCAACCTTGTTAAGATAGCCAAGAATAATGGTAAGACTGTTCTTCATTCAGCAGCCAGGATGGGGCACTTGGAGGTTGTGAAGTCCCTACTTAACAAAGACCCAAGCACTGTTTTTAGGACTGATAAAAAAGGACAGGCTGCATTGCACATGGCTGTGAAAGGGCACAACGAGGAGATTCTGCAGGAGTTGATAAAACCTGACCTGTCGGTTTTGAGTTTGGAGGATAATAAGGGAAATACAGCATTGCATGTGGCCACGAAGAAGGGCCGCATTGAG AATGTACGTTGTTTGTTATCAGTTGAGGGTATTAACATCAATGCAATGAACAAGGCTGGAGAGACCCCCCTTGACATTGCAGAAAAATATGGAACTCCTGAACTTGTCTCCGTTTTAAGGGAAGCAGGGGCCGCCAATTCTAAAGACCTAGGAAAACCTCCAAGTGCAGCAAAGCAACTTAAGCAGACCGTCAGTGACATAAAACATGATGTCCAGTCACAACTCCAACAGACCCGTCAAACTGGCGCAAGGGTCCAGAAAATTGCAAAGAGGCTAAAGAAGCTTCATATTAGTGGCCTCAACAATGCTATAAACTCTGCAACTGTTGTTGCTGTTCTCATTGCTACTGTTGCTTTTGCAGCCATTTTCACTGTACCTGGCCAGTATGTTCAGGAAAAACAAGATGGAACTTCACTTGGACAGGCCCATATAGCTCAAAAAGCTTCTTTCCTaattttctttgtgtttgatAGCCTGGCATTGTTCATTTCCCTAGCTGTTGTTGTCGTCCAAACATCTGTGGTTGTAATAGAACCGAAGGCGAAGAGGcagcttgtgtttgtgattaacAAGCTTATGTGGCTAGCTTGTCTCTTCATTTCTGCTGCCTTCATTTCTCTGACATATTTGGTGGTGGGCTCGAATGCCCAGTGGCTTGCTGTGTGTACTACAGTATTAGGTGCTACAATCATGCTCACTACTATTGGTTCTATGTGTTATTGTGTCATTATACATAGAATGGAGGATAAACAATTGAGGAGCCTAAGGAAAGCTGAGAGTCAATCTCGTTCTTTCACCAATTCTATGGCATCAGAGCCTGAGATTTTGAACCATGAATATAAGAGAATGTATGCACTCTGA
- the LOC115963132 gene encoding type I inositol polyphosphate 5-phosphatase 13 isoform X1 produces the protein MDDTRIEDDDKDALAGLSAVPLRKIQSHSHQLRANSTPQKRHNKVRKHSLDEAHVPDCFEDHQQQYYNDSSDDDFFPYSSSSTTTASSGTPVFGGGGNTNDYLSQRMDRGLCMEDGQDESRQMQALPEFIGSGGMNGIFKVPVRAPVHPGRPPCLELRPHPLRETQVGKFLRNIACTETQLWAGQECGIRVWDFDRAYDPGYGLGGSGGRVRRGDEDAAPFHESVNTSPTMCTMVDCGNRVVWTGHKDGKIRSWKMDQPLDDNPFKEGLSWQAHRGPVLSMVLTSHGDLWSGAEGGIIKIWPWESIEKSLSLKAEERHMAALLVERSFVDLRSQVSVNGVCSISSQDIKCLLSDTVRAKVWSAGPMSFSLWDARTRELLKVFNVDGQMENRVDMSAVQHDQAVEDEMKVKFVSPSKKEKSQGTSFLQRSRNAIMGAADAVRRVATKGTSAFVEDVKRTEALVLAADGMIWSGCTNGLLVQWDGNGNRMQEFNFHPCAVQCFCTYGARIYVGYVSGVVQVLDLEGNLVAGWVAHNSPVIKLAVGAGYVFSLATHGGIRGWHITSPGPLDSVIRSELGGKELKYTKRDHVRILVGTWNVGQGRASHDSLMSWLGSAISDVGIVVVGLQEVEMGAGFLAMSAAKETVGLEGSSVGQWWLDTIGKALDESGTFERMGSRQLAGLLISLWVKKDLRPFVGDIDAGAVPCGFGRAIGNKGGVGLRIRVYDRIVCFVNCHLAAHLEAVNRRNADFDHIYRNMVFSRSSNLLNNAAGMVPYLFLFCSLVFSTYLFWLLYSSGFSFALSVAAGVTTSAQVLRAANAAAGGNTEEPKPELSEADMVVFLGDFNYRLFGISYDEARDFVSQRCFDWLREKDQLRAEMQSGKVFQGMREALIRFPPTYKFEKHQAGLAGYDSGEKKRIPAWCDRIIYRDNRATSATNSSLECPVVSSILQYEACMDVTDSDHKPVRCIFNVRIAHGDKSVRRREFGRIYRSNEKIRSILEGLSYIPETTVSTNNIVLQNQESTIVRITNKYAKDTVIYKIMCEGQSTVKEDGETPELRPKGGFGLPRWLEVTPAAGIINPEEFVEVSVSHKDFHTLEEYVDGIPQNWWSEDTRDKEVFLVINVCGSCSTHSYNHRVRVRHCYSGKTIRIDSKSNHSRKYQGGLIHRSDLRQLSTLTDAIDDSQHMKTPQEAKSKTPSKNHPRS, from the exons ATGGATGACACCAGAATCGAAGACGATGATAAGGATGCATTGGCTGGACTAAGCGCCGTCCCTCTACGTAAAATCCAATCCCACAGCCATCAACTACGTGCAAACTCAACTCCTCAAAAGCGACACAACAAAGTACGTAAACATAGCCTAGACGAGGCTCATGTACCCGACTGCTTTGAAGACCACCAACAGCAATACTACAATGACTCTTCCGACGATGATTTCTTTCCttactcctcctcctccaccaccaccgcTTCTTCCGGGACACCAGTTTTCGGTGGTGGTGGAAATACTAATGACTATCTCTCGCAGAGAATGGACCGTGGCCTCTGCATGGAAGATGGTCAAGATGAATCCAGGCAAATGCAAGCATTGCCTGAATTCATTGGAAGTGGAGGGATGAACGGGATCTTCAAGGTTCCGGTTCGCGCCCCAGTTCATCCTGGCCGCCCGCCTTGCCTTGAGTTGAGGCCTCACCCTTTGAGAGAAACCCAGGTGGGAAAGTTTTTGAGGAACATTGCATGCACGGAAACACAGTTATGGGCAGGTCAAGAGTGTGGAATAAGGGTGTGGGATTTTGACCGTGCTTATGATCCTGGATATGGGCTTGGTGGGTCTGGTGGGAGGGTTAGAAGGGGTGATGAGGATGCTGCACCATTTCATGAGTCTGTGAACACGTCTCCAACTATGTGTACGATGGTTGATTGTGGGAATAGGGTGGTTTGGACTGGGCATAAGGATGGGAAGATTAGATCTTGGAAGATGGATCAGCCTTTGGATGATAATCCTTTCAAGGAAGGTCTTTCATGGCAGGCTCATCGTGGTCCTGTTCTTTCAATGGTTTTAACATCTCATG GTGATCTGTGGTCAGGAGCTGAAGGTGGTATTATTAAGATCTGGCCATGGGAATCCATTGAAAAATCTCTTTCTCTAAAAGCAGAGGAAAGGCACATGGCTGCTTTACTGGTGGAGAGGTCATTTGTGGACTTAAGGAGCCAAGTCTCTGTTAATGGTGTTTGTAGTATATCTTCTCAAGATATAAAGTGTTTGTTATCTGATACTGTTAGAGCTAAAGTTTGGAGCGCTGGGCCTATGTCCTTCTCACTTTG GGATGCTCGCACAAGGGAGCTTCTAAAAGTGTTTAATGTAGATGGTCAGATGGAAAATAGAGTTGACATGTCAGCAGTACAGCATGATCAAGCTGTAGAAGATGAGATGAAGGTAAAATTTGTTTCCCCATCGAAAAAGGAGAAATCACAGGGTACTAGCTTTTTGCAACGATCACGCAATGCTATAATGGGAGCTGCAGATGCCGTTCGTCGTGTTGCAACCAAAGGGACAAGTGCGTTTGTAGAAGATGTCAAGAGAACAGAAGCACTAGTGCTAGCTGCTGATGGAATGATTTGGAGTGGATGTACAAATGGCTTGCTTGTGCAGTGGGATGGGAATGGAAATCGAATGCAAGAATTTAATTTCCATCCTTGTGCTGTCCAATGCTTTTGCACTTACGGGGCACGAATATATGTAGGCTATGTGAGTGGTGTTGTACAAGTATTGGATCTTGAGGGAAATCTAGTTGCAGGATGGGTTGCTCATAATAGTCCTGTCATAAAATTGGCAGTTGGGGCTGGTTATGTTTTCAGCTTAGCTACTCATGGTGGTATACGTGGGTGGCACATTACATCTCCAGGGCCTCTTGACAGTGTAATACGATCAGAATTGGGTGGAAAAGAACTAAAATATACGAAACGAGACCATGTCAGAATCTTAGTTGGCACATGGAATGTTGGTCAAGGAAGAGCCTCTCATGATTCACTTATGTCATGGTTGGGTTCGGCTATATCAGATGTTggcattgttgttgttgggttGCAAGAAGTTGAGATGGGTGCGGGTTTTCTTGCAATGTCAGCAGCAAAAGAAACT GTAGGACTTGAAGGGAGTTCTGTGGGACAATGGTGGTTGGACACGATAGGGAAGGCCTTAGATGAATCAGGAACTTTTGAGCGTATGGGTTCTAGGCAGCTAGCAGGCTTGCTTATATCCCTCTG GGTGAAAAAGGATCTTAGACCATTTGTAGGGGACATTGATGCTGGAGCAGTTCCATGTGGCTTTGGTCGTGCAATTGGTAACAAG GGAGGTGTAGGTTTGAGAATCCGAGTATATGATCGGATAGTTTGCTTTGTGAACTGTCACTTGGCTGCACATCTGGAAGCTGTCAATCGCCGCAATGCAGATTTTGATCACATATATCGCAATATGGTCTTCAGCCGGTCATCAAATCTACTTAACAATGCAGCTGGTATGGTGCCATACCTGTTTTTGTTTTGCTCTCTTGTCTTCTCCACATATTTATTTTGGCTGCTTTATTCTTCTGGCTTTTCGTTTGCCCTCTCTGTTGCAGCTGGTGTCACAACTTCTGCCCAGGTGCTTCGAGCTGCAAat GCTGCTGCAGGTGGCAACACTGAAGAACCAAAGCCTGAGTTATCTGAAGCGGATATGGTTGTATTTCTTGGTGACTTTAATTACCGTCTTTTCGGTATATCTTATGATGAGGCGAGGGACTTTGTTTCGCAAAGATGCTTTGATTGGCTCAGAGAAAAAGATCAGCTCAGGGCAGAGATGCAATCTGGGAAAGTTTTCCAAGGAATGCGGGAGGCACTCATAAGATTCCCTCCAACATACAAGTTTGAAAAGCACCAAGCAGGTTTAGCAG GGTATGATTCTGGTGAGAAGAAGCGTATTCCTGCCTGGTGTGACCGGATAATATATCGTGACAATCGTGCCACTTCAGCGACCAATTCCAGTTTAGAGTGCCCTGTGGTGTCATCAATTTTACA GTATGAGGCATGCATGGATGTCACTGACAGTGATCACAAACCTGTCCGGTGTATATTCAATGTGAGAATTGCTCATGGTGATAAATCAGTAAGGAGACGGGAGTTCGGAAGAATTTACAGATCCAATGAGAAAATCAGGTCCATTCTTGAAGGATTAAGTTATATTCCAGAAACCACAGTGAGCACCAACAACATAGTTCTTCAAAACCAGGAATCAACCATTGTGAGAATCACCAACAAATACGCCAAGGATACggttatatataaaatcatgtGTGAAGGTCAGTCAACTGTCAAGGAAGATGGAGAAACACCTGAACTTCGCCCAAAAGGAGGCTTTGGCCTTCCAAGATGGCTTGAG GTCACACCAGCAGCCGGCATAATTAACCCTGAAGAATTTGTGGAGGTCTCAGTAAGTCACAAGGACTTTCACACCCTAGAAGAGTATGTTGATGGCATCCCACAAAACTGGTGGAGTGAAGACACTCGAGACAAGGAAGTGTTCTTGGTCATAAATGTGTGTGGCAGTTGCTCAACCCATAGCTATAATCACAGAGTCCGTGTCCGTCATTGCTACTCGGGCAAGACAATCCGCATCGACTCAAAATCCAACCATTCTAGAAAGTACCAAGGAGGCTTAATTCATCGGTCTGATCTCCGGCAACTAAGTACTTTGACAGATGCAATTGATGACTCCCAACATATGAAAACCCCCCAAGAAGCTAAAAGCAAAACCCCAAGCAAAAACCACCCAAGAAGCTAG
- the LOC115963132 gene encoding type I inositol polyphosphate 5-phosphatase 12 isoform X2 produces the protein MDDTRIEDDDKDALAGLSAVPLRKIQSHSHQLRANSTPQKRHNKVRKHSLDEAHVPDCFEDHQQQYYNDSSDDDFFPYSSSSTTTASSGTPVFGGGGNTNDYLSQRMDRGLCMEDGQDESRQMQALPEFIGSGGMNGIFKVPVRAPVHPGRPPCLELRPHPLRETQVGKFLRNIACTETQLWAGQECGIRVWDFDRAYDPGYGLGGSGGRVRRGDEDAAPFHESVNTSPTMCTMVDCGNRVVWTGHKDGKIRSWKMDQPLDDNPFKEGLSWQAHRGPVLSMVLTSHGDLWSGAEGGIIKIWPWESIEKSLSLKAEERHMAALLVERSFVDLRSQVSVNGVCSISSQDIKCLLSDTVRAKVWSAGPMSFSLWDARTRELLKVFNVDGQMENRVDMSAVQHDQAVEDEMKVKFVSPSKKEKSQGTSFLQRSRNAIMGAADAVRRVATKGTSAFVEDVKRTEALVLAADGMIWSGCTNGLLVQWDGNGNRMQEFNFHPCAVQCFCTYGARIYVGYVSGVVQVLDLEGNLVAGWVAHNSPVIKLAVGAGYVFSLATHGGIRGWHITSPGPLDSVIRSELGGKELKYTKRDHVRILVGTWNVGQGRASHDSLMSWLGSAISDVGIVVVGLQEVEMGAGFLAMSAAKETVGLEGSSVGQWWLDTIGKALDESGTFERMGSRQLAGLLISLWVKKDLRPFVGDIDAGAVPCGFGRAIGNKGGVGLRIRVYDRIVCFVNCHLAAHLEAVNRRNADFDHIYRNMVFSRSSNLLNNAAAGVTTSAQVLRAANAAAGGNTEEPKPELSEADMVVFLGDFNYRLFGISYDEARDFVSQRCFDWLREKDQLRAEMQSGKVFQGMREALIRFPPTYKFEKHQAGLAGYDSGEKKRIPAWCDRIIYRDNRATSATNSSLECPVVSSILQYEACMDVTDSDHKPVRCIFNVRIAHGDKSVRRREFGRIYRSNEKIRSILEGLSYIPETTVSTNNIVLQNQESTIVRITNKYAKDTVIYKIMCEGQSTVKEDGETPELRPKGGFGLPRWLEVTPAAGIINPEEFVEVSVSHKDFHTLEEYVDGIPQNWWSEDTRDKEVFLVINVCGSCSTHSYNHRVRVRHCYSGKTIRIDSKSNHSRKYQGGLIHRSDLRQLSTLTDAIDDSQHMKTPQEAKSKTPSKNHPRS, from the exons ATGGATGACACCAGAATCGAAGACGATGATAAGGATGCATTGGCTGGACTAAGCGCCGTCCCTCTACGTAAAATCCAATCCCACAGCCATCAACTACGTGCAAACTCAACTCCTCAAAAGCGACACAACAAAGTACGTAAACATAGCCTAGACGAGGCTCATGTACCCGACTGCTTTGAAGACCACCAACAGCAATACTACAATGACTCTTCCGACGATGATTTCTTTCCttactcctcctcctccaccaccaccgcTTCTTCCGGGACACCAGTTTTCGGTGGTGGTGGAAATACTAATGACTATCTCTCGCAGAGAATGGACCGTGGCCTCTGCATGGAAGATGGTCAAGATGAATCCAGGCAAATGCAAGCATTGCCTGAATTCATTGGAAGTGGAGGGATGAACGGGATCTTCAAGGTTCCGGTTCGCGCCCCAGTTCATCCTGGCCGCCCGCCTTGCCTTGAGTTGAGGCCTCACCCTTTGAGAGAAACCCAGGTGGGAAAGTTTTTGAGGAACATTGCATGCACGGAAACACAGTTATGGGCAGGTCAAGAGTGTGGAATAAGGGTGTGGGATTTTGACCGTGCTTATGATCCTGGATATGGGCTTGGTGGGTCTGGTGGGAGGGTTAGAAGGGGTGATGAGGATGCTGCACCATTTCATGAGTCTGTGAACACGTCTCCAACTATGTGTACGATGGTTGATTGTGGGAATAGGGTGGTTTGGACTGGGCATAAGGATGGGAAGATTAGATCTTGGAAGATGGATCAGCCTTTGGATGATAATCCTTTCAAGGAAGGTCTTTCATGGCAGGCTCATCGTGGTCCTGTTCTTTCAATGGTTTTAACATCTCATG GTGATCTGTGGTCAGGAGCTGAAGGTGGTATTATTAAGATCTGGCCATGGGAATCCATTGAAAAATCTCTTTCTCTAAAAGCAGAGGAAAGGCACATGGCTGCTTTACTGGTGGAGAGGTCATTTGTGGACTTAAGGAGCCAAGTCTCTGTTAATGGTGTTTGTAGTATATCTTCTCAAGATATAAAGTGTTTGTTATCTGATACTGTTAGAGCTAAAGTTTGGAGCGCTGGGCCTATGTCCTTCTCACTTTG GGATGCTCGCACAAGGGAGCTTCTAAAAGTGTTTAATGTAGATGGTCAGATGGAAAATAGAGTTGACATGTCAGCAGTACAGCATGATCAAGCTGTAGAAGATGAGATGAAGGTAAAATTTGTTTCCCCATCGAAAAAGGAGAAATCACAGGGTACTAGCTTTTTGCAACGATCACGCAATGCTATAATGGGAGCTGCAGATGCCGTTCGTCGTGTTGCAACCAAAGGGACAAGTGCGTTTGTAGAAGATGTCAAGAGAACAGAAGCACTAGTGCTAGCTGCTGATGGAATGATTTGGAGTGGATGTACAAATGGCTTGCTTGTGCAGTGGGATGGGAATGGAAATCGAATGCAAGAATTTAATTTCCATCCTTGTGCTGTCCAATGCTTTTGCACTTACGGGGCACGAATATATGTAGGCTATGTGAGTGGTGTTGTACAAGTATTGGATCTTGAGGGAAATCTAGTTGCAGGATGGGTTGCTCATAATAGTCCTGTCATAAAATTGGCAGTTGGGGCTGGTTATGTTTTCAGCTTAGCTACTCATGGTGGTATACGTGGGTGGCACATTACATCTCCAGGGCCTCTTGACAGTGTAATACGATCAGAATTGGGTGGAAAAGAACTAAAATATACGAAACGAGACCATGTCAGAATCTTAGTTGGCACATGGAATGTTGGTCAAGGAAGAGCCTCTCATGATTCACTTATGTCATGGTTGGGTTCGGCTATATCAGATGTTggcattgttgttgttgggttGCAAGAAGTTGAGATGGGTGCGGGTTTTCTTGCAATGTCAGCAGCAAAAGAAACT GTAGGACTTGAAGGGAGTTCTGTGGGACAATGGTGGTTGGACACGATAGGGAAGGCCTTAGATGAATCAGGAACTTTTGAGCGTATGGGTTCTAGGCAGCTAGCAGGCTTGCTTATATCCCTCTG GGTGAAAAAGGATCTTAGACCATTTGTAGGGGACATTGATGCTGGAGCAGTTCCATGTGGCTTTGGTCGTGCAATTGGTAACAAG GGAGGTGTAGGTTTGAGAATCCGAGTATATGATCGGATAGTTTGCTTTGTGAACTGTCACTTGGCTGCACATCTGGAAGCTGTCAATCGCCGCAATGCAGATTTTGATCACATATATCGCAATATGGTCTTCAGCCGGTCATCAAATCTACTTAACAATGCAGCTG CTGGTGTCACAACTTCTGCCCAGGTGCTTCGAGCTGCAAat GCTGCTGCAGGTGGCAACACTGAAGAACCAAAGCCTGAGTTATCTGAAGCGGATATGGTTGTATTTCTTGGTGACTTTAATTACCGTCTTTTCGGTATATCTTATGATGAGGCGAGGGACTTTGTTTCGCAAAGATGCTTTGATTGGCTCAGAGAAAAAGATCAGCTCAGGGCAGAGATGCAATCTGGGAAAGTTTTCCAAGGAATGCGGGAGGCACTCATAAGATTCCCTCCAACATACAAGTTTGAAAAGCACCAAGCAGGTTTAGCAG GGTATGATTCTGGTGAGAAGAAGCGTATTCCTGCCTGGTGTGACCGGATAATATATCGTGACAATCGTGCCACTTCAGCGACCAATTCCAGTTTAGAGTGCCCTGTGGTGTCATCAATTTTACA GTATGAGGCATGCATGGATGTCACTGACAGTGATCACAAACCTGTCCGGTGTATATTCAATGTGAGAATTGCTCATGGTGATAAATCAGTAAGGAGACGGGAGTTCGGAAGAATTTACAGATCCAATGAGAAAATCAGGTCCATTCTTGAAGGATTAAGTTATATTCCAGAAACCACAGTGAGCACCAACAACATAGTTCTTCAAAACCAGGAATCAACCATTGTGAGAATCACCAACAAATACGCCAAGGATACggttatatataaaatcatgtGTGAAGGTCAGTCAACTGTCAAGGAAGATGGAGAAACACCTGAACTTCGCCCAAAAGGAGGCTTTGGCCTTCCAAGATGGCTTGAG GTCACACCAGCAGCCGGCATAATTAACCCTGAAGAATTTGTGGAGGTCTCAGTAAGTCACAAGGACTTTCACACCCTAGAAGAGTATGTTGATGGCATCCCACAAAACTGGTGGAGTGAAGACACTCGAGACAAGGAAGTGTTCTTGGTCATAAATGTGTGTGGCAGTTGCTCAACCCATAGCTATAATCACAGAGTCCGTGTCCGTCATTGCTACTCGGGCAAGACAATCCGCATCGACTCAAAATCCAACCATTCTAGAAAGTACCAAGGAGGCTTAATTCATCGGTCTGATCTCCGGCAACTAAGTACTTTGACAGATGCAATTGATGACTCCCAACATATGAAAACCCCCCAAGAAGCTAAAAGCAAAACCCCAAGCAAAAACCACCCAAGAAGCTAG